From a region of the Prevotella melaninogenica genome:
- the rplS gene encoding 50S ribosomal protein L19, producing the protein MDLIKVAEEAFATGKQFPEFKAGDTITVAYKIVEGNKQRIQLYRGVVIKISGHGEKKRFTVRKMSGTIGVERIFPIESPNIDSIEVNKRGKVRRAKLYYLRELTGKAARIKEKRTVVAEK; encoded by the coding sequence ATGGATTTAATTAAAGTTGCTGAAGAAGCATTTGCAACCGGCAAGCAGTTCCCAGAGTTCAAGGCTGGTGACACTATTACTGTCGCTTACAAAATCGTCGAGGGTAACAAACAGCGTATTCAGCTCTACCGTGGCGTAGTTATCAAGATTTCTGGTCATGGTGAGAAGAAACGTTTCACAGTTCGTAAGATGTCAGGCACCATTGGTGTTGAGCGTATCTTCCCAATCGAGTCACCAAACATCGATTCTATCGAGGTGAACAAGCGTGGTAAGGTTCGTCGTGCTAAACTCTACTACCTCCGTGAACTCACAGGTAAGGCTGCACGCATCAAGGAGAAGAGAACTGTTGTTGCAGAGAAGTAA
- a CDS encoding phosphoribosylaminoimidazolecarboxamide formyltransferase, whose translation MKELALKYGCNPNQKPSRIYMEEGELPITVLSGRPGYINFLDALNSWQLVKELKAATGLPAAASFKHVSPAGAAVGLPLSDTLKKIYFVDDVDFELTPLASAYARARGADRMCSYGDFCALSDTCDKETALLIKREVSDGVIAPDYTPEALEILKDKRKGAYNVIKIDPNYVPAPIEKKQVFGITFEQGRNEMKLDDPALFENIPTKNKTFTEDAKRDLIISLITLKYTQSNSVCYVKDGQAIGIGAGQQSRIHCTRLAGSKADEWWLRQCPKVMNLPFKKGIRRADRDNTINIYISDEYEDVLQDGVWQQFFTECPEPLTREERKEWIAKNTGVALGSDAFFPFGDNIERAHKSGVEYIAQAGGSIRDDHVIDTCDKYNIAMAFTGVRLFHH comes from the coding sequence ATGAAAGAATTAGCTCTTAAGTACGGATGCAATCCGAACCAAAAGCCTTCACGTATCTATATGGAGGAAGGCGAACTCCCAATCACAGTTCTCAGTGGTCGTCCCGGCTACATTAACTTTCTTGATGCGCTCAACAGCTGGCAACTCGTTAAAGAGTTGAAGGCCGCTACTGGTCTGCCTGCAGCTGCATCGTTCAAGCATGTCAGCCCAGCTGGTGCCGCAGTGGGTCTCCCTTTGAGTGATACTCTCAAGAAGATTTACTTCGTCGATGATGTTGACTTCGAGCTTACACCGCTTGCCAGCGCCTATGCACGTGCTCGTGGAGCCGACCGTATGTGTTCTTATGGCGACTTCTGTGCGCTCAGTGACACCTGCGATAAGGAGACAGCGTTGCTGATTAAGCGTGAAGTTAGCGATGGTGTTATCGCACCTGACTATACTCCAGAGGCTTTAGAAATTCTGAAGGATAAGCGTAAGGGTGCATACAATGTCATTAAGATTGACCCTAACTATGTGCCTGCTCCTATCGAGAAGAAGCAAGTTTTCGGTATTACATTTGAACAGGGCCGCAACGAGATGAAGCTTGATGATCCCGCACTCTTCGAGAACATCCCTACAAAGAACAAGACATTCACTGAGGATGCTAAGCGTGATCTCATCATTTCGTTGATAACTTTGAAGTACACACAGAGCAATTCTGTCTGCTATGTCAAAGACGGACAGGCAATTGGTATTGGTGCTGGACAGCAGAGTCGTATCCACTGCACTCGCTTAGCTGGTAGTAAGGCTGACGAATGGTGGTTGCGCCAGTGTCCAAAGGTTATGAATCTTCCATTTAAGAAGGGTATTCGCCGTGCCGATCGAGATAACACAATCAATATCTACATCTCTGATGAGTATGAAGATGTACTACAGGATGGTGTATGGCAGCAGTTCTTCACAGAATGCCCAGAGCCTCTGACACGTGAGGAACGCAAAGAGTGGATTGCCAAAAATACGGGTGTTGCACTCGGTTCTGACGCATTCTTCCCATTTGGCGACAACATAGAGCGTGCGCATAAGAGTGGTGTAGAATATATAGCACAGGCTGGTGGAAGTATTCGTGACGACCATGTTATTGACACTTGTGACAAATACAACATCGCAATGGCATTTACTGGCGTTCGTTTATTCCATCATTAA
- a CDS encoding RidA family protein — protein sequence MQALHTDKAPAAVGPYSQAIEANGFIFASGSLPIDPATNAFVEGGVKEQTRQSLTNVCNVLASAGVDLSHVVKTTVFLSDMENFAAMNEVYAEFFKEPYPARSAFAVKALPKGALVEIECIAVK from the coding sequence ATGCAAGCATTACACACAGACAAGGCACCTGCTGCAGTAGGTCCTTACAGTCAGGCTATCGAAGCCAATGGTTTTATTTTCGCATCTGGTTCACTTCCTATTGACCCAGCTACCAATGCTTTTGTTGAGGGTGGTGTGAAGGAACAGACTCGCCAGTCGCTCACTAACGTATGCAACGTGTTGGCTTCTGCAGGTGTTGACCTGTCTCATGTTGTTAAGACAACAGTGTTCCTTTCTGATATGGAGAACTTCGCTGCAATGAATGAAGTTTATGCTGAGTTCTTCAAGGAGCCTTATCCAGCACGTTCTGCATTCGCTGTAAAGGCTTTGCCAAAGGGTGCGCTTGTTGAGATTGAGTGCATTGCTGTGAAATAA
- a CDS encoding TonB-dependent receptor has protein sequence MKKETIYLSLAMLAITNIPCNAQSEEVKDSTLHLEEVTISTTRMPEIKQNAAATVTIIDQKQIAEMSKTAPDITHLLGMLTPGMALSSNTTSSRAQSLRGRSALILIDGIPQSTPLRSTDRDIRTIDIAAIDHIEVVKGSTALYGNGAIGGLINIITKKNTTNRSVAGETTLSGSTYNFFRHGKGQGYRINQQVYGRVGQFDYLVNGAFGRTGSAIDGDGKFISPRYGLGDTYTTNVLVNLGYSLSPKNRIELMYNYYRSLQDTKLIPFGGKYLQSPSIGIIGSKDPQAVDEGTRYNHNAYLKFTSKDIFKHTDLEASVYGSGIYTIFDFRKANPAQPRWEETSGQSAVKDRKFGFRTQFNTRLIFSENAFAHLAYGYDYLYNKTSQPLVDGRYWVPWLTSNNHAPFIQVKTTLWQHLNLKLGGRYDFINVNVPDYDVLRNKLSDPQVQVKGGKLKYNNMSFNVGLSYNRYRAFQPFVAYSQGFSIFDLGRTLRAAKADVLSKISTEPVKTNNYEVGVYSDINHWLQLNGSVFYTYSKLGSDLKIENGFWVVNRTPQKVYGVELSADAQILRNLKAGANFSWFEGKLKSATGDWDTYMSNISIPAAKLAMYVNYAPVKNTYLQLQYMHTGKRNRFTPNASGVYNEGEGIVNRINLLNLTAGVKMKVCDLSLAVSNLLNYTYYTPASMMMARNAEYAHADGRKITLTAVFKY, from the coding sequence ATGAAGAAAGAAACAATTTATCTATCTCTCGCAATGCTTGCAATTACAAATATCCCTTGTAATGCACAATCAGAAGAGGTTAAAGACTCCACATTACATCTCGAAGAAGTAACTATCAGTACCACACGTATGCCTGAAATAAAGCAAAATGCGGCTGCAACAGTTACGATTATTGACCAAAAGCAAATAGCAGAAATGAGCAAGACAGCTCCCGATATCACCCATCTCTTGGGCATGCTCACGCCTGGTATGGCTCTATCAAGTAATACTACAAGCTCTCGCGCACAATCACTTCGTGGAAGAAGTGCACTCATCTTGATTGATGGTATACCTCAATCAACTCCTTTACGTTCAACAGACCGTGATATACGAACCATCGATATCGCTGCTATCGACCATATAGAAGTGGTAAAAGGTTCTACCGCTCTCTATGGTAATGGTGCTATCGGAGGATTGATAAACATCATAACTAAAAAGAATACCACCAACAGATCTGTAGCTGGAGAGACAACTCTCTCGGGTTCAACTTATAACTTCTTCCGTCACGGGAAAGGGCAAGGTTATCGCATCAACCAGCAAGTTTATGGTCGTGTGGGACAGTTTGATTATCTCGTAAATGGGGCTTTTGGACGTACAGGTAGTGCTATTGATGGTGATGGAAAGTTTATCTCTCCACGCTACGGACTCGGTGATACCTATACAACAAACGTACTTGTAAACCTCGGTTACAGCCTATCTCCAAAGAATAGAATCGAATTGATGTATAATTACTATCGTAGTTTGCAAGATACGAAATTGATTCCTTTCGGTGGAAAATACCTACAAAGTCCTTCTATTGGTATCATTGGCAGCAAGGACCCACAGGCTGTTGACGAGGGAACAAGATACAATCACAATGCTTACCTCAAGTTTACATCAAAGGATATATTCAAACATACCGACTTAGAAGCATCTGTTTATGGTTCGGGAATATATACTATCTTTGACTTCCGTAAGGCTAACCCAGCACAGCCAAGATGGGAAGAAACAAGCGGACAGTCGGCTGTTAAAGACCGTAAGTTTGGTTTCCGCACCCAGTTTAACACTCGACTTATATTCTCAGAGAATGCTTTTGCACATTTAGCATACGGTTATGACTATCTCTACAACAAGACATCTCAACCATTGGTAGATGGTAGATATTGGGTACCATGGTTAACAAGTAACAATCATGCACCCTTTATTCAAGTGAAGACCACACTTTGGCAACACCTAAACCTCAAATTAGGAGGACGTTACGACTTCATTAATGTAAACGTACCAGACTACGATGTATTACGCAATAAGCTCTCCGACCCACAGGTTCAGGTCAAGGGTGGAAAGCTAAAGTATAATAATATGTCTTTTAACGTTGGTCTTTCCTATAACAGATATCGCGCATTTCAACCCTTCGTAGCCTACTCTCAAGGTTTTTCTATCTTTGATTTAGGACGTACATTACGTGCTGCCAAGGCTGATGTACTCTCTAAGATATCAACAGAACCAGTAAAGACAAACAACTACGAGGTGGGCGTTTACTCTGATATTAACCATTGGTTGCAGTTGAATGGATCTGTTTTCTACACCTATTCTAAGCTTGGAAGTGACCTCAAGATAGAGAATGGTTTCTGGGTAGTAAACCGTACTCCACAGAAGGTGTATGGCGTTGAATTGAGTGCAGATGCACAAATTCTCCGTAACTTAAAGGCTGGTGCTAACTTCTCATGGTTCGAAGGTAAGCTTAAATCAGCTACTGGTGATTGGGACACATATATGTCAAATATTTCCATCCCAGCCGCTAAGTTGGCAATGTATGTCAACTATGCTCCTGTCAAGAACACCTATCTCCAACTGCAATACATGCACACCGGTAAGCGTAATAGATTTACTCCTAATGCTTCAGGAGTATATAACGAGGGTGAAGGTATCGTAAATCGTATCAACTTACTAAACCTTACTGCAGGCGTAAAGATGAAGGTTTGCGACTTAAGTTTGGCTGTATCCAACTTATTGAACTACACTTATTACACACCAGCATCTATGATGATGGCACGTAATGCAGAGTATGCACATGCTGATGGACGCAAGATAACACTCACTGCAGTGTTCAAGTATTAA
- a CDS encoding acid phosphatase, giving the protein MKKSLFVSMVMLFVGMTVNAQDYKKQSFIPEAAMPDAGIYLPAPPDTASYQFDYDFRQYWWGRKMREDKERAAQAKFDANFDVDSVLVGFAPSFGLLITPEKTPETYKLMCMIGIDGNHAVDRAKAKYMRKRPFAQFHEHTLQPQFEAELINNGSYPSGHTCRGWIFGLTLTELNPSRGNEIMKHAYEYGQSRVICGYHYQSDVDAGRLCASVGFAAVQSSDAFQKQMAKAKKEIAKVLATNKH; this is encoded by the coding sequence ATGAAAAAGAGTTTGTTCGTTAGCATGGTTATGCTCTTTGTCGGCATGACTGTCAATGCGCAGGATTACAAAAAACAGTCGTTCATACCAGAAGCAGCTATGCCAGATGCAGGTATCTACCTCCCAGCTCCACCTGACACAGCATCTTATCAATTTGATTATGACTTCCGTCAGTATTGGTGGGGTCGAAAGATGAGAGAGGACAAAGAACGTGCTGCACAGGCTAAGTTCGACGCCAACTTCGATGTTGATTCTGTTCTCGTAGGCTTTGCCCCATCTTTTGGTTTGCTTATCACACCAGAAAAGACACCAGAGACCTACAAACTCATGTGCATGATAGGTATTGATGGCAACCATGCTGTCGACCGTGCTAAAGCGAAATATATGCGTAAACGTCCGTTTGCACAATTCCATGAGCATACACTTCAACCACAGTTTGAGGCAGAGTTGATTAACAACGGCTCTTATCCTTCAGGTCATACCTGTCGCGGTTGGATCTTCGGATTGACTTTGACAGAGTTGAATCCATCACGTGGTAACGAGATTATGAAACATGCTTACGAGTATGGTCAGAGCCGAGTTATCTGTGGTTATCACTATCAGAGCGATGTCGATGCTGGTCGTCTTTGCGCAAGCGTAGGCTTTGCTGCCGTACAATCATCTGATGCTTTCCAAAAGCAAATGGCAAAGGCTAAGAAAGAAATAGCCAAGGTGCTTGCAACAAATAAGCATTAA